The Pseudonocardia sp. HH130630-07 DNA window TCGATGTCCTCCCACTGGAGTGCGACGACCTCGCCCCGGCGGGCTCCGAGCACCGCGGACAGCCAGACGTAGAGGCCCCACTCCGCAGCCGCGTCCCAGGCCGCCTCGACGATGCGGGCCATCTGCGCGCTCGTCGGCGGGCGCGGCTGCGGCCTCGCCTTCGACGGTGGCCGTACCGACGGCATGGGGTTGAAGGCGATCCAGCCCCAGCGCACCGCGGCGCTGCACGCCCCGGAGAGGATCGCGTGGATCGACCGCACACTCGACGCCGCGTAGGGCTTGCACACGTGTCGCTTGCAGCCCGCGACCACGCAGTCGTGCGGGCCCTCCGCCGCGTGTTTCTCGACGAACGGCCGGCCGTTGCACAGTGCTCGGCACCTCCGCAGGCGGCTGTAGAGCGTCTCCAGGCGCTGCGAGGCCTCCCGGACGAACAGCACCAGCGGGACGTCACCGAGGTTCGGGAGGATGTACATCCGGATCTGGGACTCGTAGGTCATCCGGGTGGTGGCATCGATCTCGTGCTGCTGCATCCAGCGTTCGAGCAGCGCTCCGACGGTGGCCTTGGTGCGCGCGACCTTCAGTTCGTCCGCGTCTGCGAGGAGCCGGGTCCGGATCTTCTCGGCCTCGCGGTAGGCGGCCTTCTCCGCGCGGTCGCCGTCGCCCTCGATGTCGACGCTCTCGCACAACACGATCCGCTCGCCGGTCGACGGGTCCTCACCCGCCGACACACGGACCTCGTAGCACCGGGCCCGGCGGCGGATGCTGCCGCGCTGGCGCTTGACGGGGGAGTCGGATCGGCTGGCCACCTGGCGGAAGCTAGCAAGGTTCGTGGACCGGTCCGTGGACCGCGATCAACTTCCACCGACGAAAAAAGATCCGGCCCTGACCGTTGTCCCTGGTCAGAGCCGGATCTCGAGTGGTGCGCCCGAAGGGATTCGAACCCCTAACCTTCTGATCCGTAGTCAGATGCTCTATCCGTTGAGCTACGGGCGCTCGTCGATATTCTCTTGTGTCGACCCGCCGGACCGTTCAGGCCCGTCGTGCCGGCGCGGAGGCTCCGGGATTTGAACCCGGGATGGGGGGTTACCCCAAACCGCATTAGCAGTG harbors:
- a CDS encoding site-specific integrase, which gives rise to MASRSDSPVKRQRGSIRRRARCYEVRVSAGEDPSTGERIVLCESVDIEGDGDRAEKAAYREAEKIRTRLLADADELKVARTKATVGALLERWMQQHEIDATTRMTYESQIRMYILPNLGDVPLVLFVREASQRLETLYSRLRRCRALCNGRPFVEKHAAEGPHDCVVAGCKRHVCKPYAASSVRSIHAILSGACSAAVRWGWIAFNPMPSVRPPSKARPQPRPPTSAQMARIVEAAWDAAAEWGLYVWLSAVLGARRGEVVALQWEDIDLTAGVVRLDENYVRVPGGMVVKDTKTHQMRRVSIDPPTVELLRQHRAECAERLALLGLTVTDRTWLFSATPDMRRPRDPSSLTRRYARLVAKLDIDTGLKELRHYSATELLTAGVDLRTVAGRLGHGDGTTTLRHYAAWVTAADEGAAGVIGGRMPVVRRPQRSAGDVAEPA